One region of Mucilaginibacter gotjawali genomic DNA includes:
- a CDS encoding TonB-dependent receptor, which yields MKRRLHFFSFYLFPFFVFLAGGLAASAQGTLGGKITGGKNHLPVAGATISFSDLNISAASDSLGQYKLSRIPDGYYLIKVSATGYASKIESVTIKGSIKKDFQLDASAIELNEVVVTGVIAATASKDAPVPITTMNYDQLLQSSSTNVIDAIAKAPGVSAITDGQSISKPVIRGLGYNRVLTVNDGVEQVDQAWFDEFGIEADPDAVNRYEILKGPASLAYGSDAIAGVINLIPEDPLPEGQVKGDVLLNYQTNNGLMKGMFHLGGTKNGIAWSARVDNTMAHAYQNKYDGYVINSQFSNFNADGTIGLHRKWGYTQLHASYFDLQTGIVDGTRDSVSGQLMRPVAYPDLNGGAPTYEIPTHQEQTTYTPFVINQKIHHTKIVWDNSVAVGEGRIKGIFSWQKNQRQELNDPTIPNTADIYYSSNAATYDLRYISPNLNGFNFSTGTNGVYQSSQSLGTLLLIPNYNFFEIGAFAIANKKIGRFNLSGGIRYDERTFNGIDHWVDSTTQAPVAPGATNGFHEFPGFTSHFSGMSFSFGGTYDISKSAYVKANIARGWRAPNVAEAAANGVHDGTVVYEIGDPSLKPETSLEEDIAFGVNAKDVDFEVDLFNNSISDFIYARGLKNSMGADSINNSLNAVGLGAAPVYKYSQGGAQLYGGEITFNVHPSAISWVQLNTTLSYVKGGLQHAPDSTKYLPFVPPTRITADLKFPVNPAGGPIKNAYLKFGMLSCFQQNDVYQQFAIYSGLNTALTPYEYAASKSATKGYTLFNVGAGGDIVAKGKTVCKLYLICNNLFNTAYIDYMSRFKYNPVNYTTGRVGVFNMGRNLSLKLLIPLDFTPERK from the coding sequence ATGAAAAGACGATTACATTTTTTTTCTTTTTACCTGTTCCCTTTTTTTGTTTTTCTTGCAGGCGGCCTGGCAGCAAGCGCCCAGGGAACGCTGGGTGGCAAAATAACCGGCGGCAAAAATCACCTGCCTGTTGCCGGGGCAACCATCAGTTTTTCTGATCTGAATATATCGGCTGCATCCGACTCGCTTGGTCAATATAAGCTCTCGCGCATTCCTGATGGTTACTACCTTATTAAGGTGTCTGCAACAGGGTATGCATCTAAAATTGAATCCGTTACGATTAAAGGAAGCATCAAAAAGGATTTCCAGCTCGACGCTTCAGCCATTGAACTAAATGAAGTAGTGGTTACAGGCGTGATTGCCGCCACTGCCAGCAAGGACGCGCCTGTGCCGATCACCACGATGAACTACGACCAGTTGCTTCAAAGCTCGTCGACGAATGTGATTGACGCCATTGCCAAAGCGCCGGGCGTTTCGGCCATTACCGACGGGCAAAGCATCTCAAAGCCGGTAATTCGCGGGTTGGGTTATAACCGCGTTTTAACGGTGAACGATGGGGTGGAACAAGTTGACCAGGCCTGGTTTGATGAATTCGGCATCGAGGCCGACCCCGATGCCGTAAACCGTTATGAAATATTGAAAGGTCCGGCATCACTGGCCTATGGATCAGACGCTATTGCAGGGGTGATCAATTTAATCCCTGAAGATCCCTTGCCGGAAGGGCAGGTTAAAGGCGATGTTTTGTTAAATTACCAAACCAACAATGGTTTGATGAAAGGAATGTTTCACCTGGGCGGAACAAAAAACGGGATAGCCTGGAGCGCGAGGGTGGATAACACCATGGCGCATGCCTATCAAAATAAATACGACGGATATGTGATTAATTCGCAGTTCAGTAATTTTAATGCTGATGGTACCATCGGGCTGCACCGCAAATGGGGATACACCCAGTTGCACGCCAGCTATTTTGACTTGCAGACAGGTATAGTGGATGGTACGCGCGATTCAGTATCCGGTCAGTTAATGCGGCCCGTTGCTTACCCCGATCTTAATGGAGGAGCCCCAACTTATGAAATCCCAACGCACCAGGAGCAGACTACCTATACGCCGTTTGTGATCAACCAAAAAATACATCACACCAAAATTGTTTGGGACAATAGCGTTGCTGTTGGCGAAGGACGCATAAAAGGCATATTCTCATGGCAGAAAAACCAGCGGCAGGAATTGAACGACCCTACCATACCCAATACCGCCGATATTTATTATTCGTCAAACGCTGCGACCTATGATCTGCGGTATATTTCGCCGAATTTAAACGGGTTCAATTTTTCTACCGGCACCAACGGGGTTTATCAATCGTCCCAAAGCCTGGGTACATTGCTGCTGATCCCCAATTATAACTTTTTTGAGATCGGCGCTTTTGCTATCGCCAATAAAAAGATCGGCAGGTTTAATTTAAGCGGCGGGATCCGTTATGATGAGAGAACGTTTAACGGCATCGATCATTGGGTTGATTCAACCACCCAGGCGCCGGTTGCACCTGGCGCAACTAATGGCTTTCATGAATTCCCAGGGTTTACCTCGCATTTCAGCGGGATGTCGTTCAGTTTTGGCGGCACTTATGATATTTCAAAAAGCGCTTATGTAAAAGCTAATATCGCCAGGGGCTGGCGGGCGCCCAACGTTGCCGAAGCAGCTGCCAATGGTGTACATGATGGTACGGTAGTTTATGAAATAGGCGACCCGTCACTTAAGCCGGAAACCAGTTTGGAAGAAGATATTGCCTTTGGCGTAAATGCAAAAGATGTTGATTTTGAGGTTGACCTGTTTAACAACAGCATCAGTGATTTTATTTATGCAAGAGGTTTAAAAAATTCAATGGGTGCTGATTCTATCAACAACTCCCTGAATGCCGTTGGTTTGGGCGCTGCGCCGGTGTATAAATACAGCCAGGGCGGTGCGCAATTGTATGGCGGAGAAATTACTTTTAATGTACACCCTTCGGCTATATCATGGGTGCAGTTGAATACCACTTTAAGTTATGTAAAAGGCGGACTGCAGCATGCGCCCGACTCTACCAAATATTTGCCTTTTGTACCACCAACCCGGATTACAGCGGACCTGAAATTCCCGGTCAATCCTGCCGGCGGTCCCATCAAAAATGCCTACCTGAAATTCGGTATGTTAAGTTGCTTTCAGCAAAATGATGTTTATCAGCAGTTTGCCATTTACAGCGGGTTAAATACCGCATTAACACCTTATGAATATGCAGCGAGTAAGTCGGCAACCAAAGGATACACCTTATTTAATGTGGGTGCGGGCGGTGATATTGTTGCGAAGGGGAAAACAGTTTGCAAGCTTTATTTAATCTGCAATAACCTGTTTAACACTGCTTATATTGATTATATGAGCCGTTTTAAATATAACCCGGTAAATTATACAACCGGCAGGGTCGGTGTGTTTAATATGGGCAGGAATTTGAGTTTGAAGCTGTTGATCCCGCTTGACTTTACGCCGGAGCGGAAATAA
- a CDS encoding WD40/YVTN/BNR-like repeat-containing protein, producing the protein MRSPYPSPKFASVIVLLFFSLTVNAQKIDPSAYNMLQWRMIGPHRGGRTVGATGVVQQPNVFYIGVNNGGVWKTIDYGRTWQPVFDEQPTGSIGDVAVAPSNPNVVYAGSGEGIQRPDLSVGDGVYKSTDAGKTWINTGLKDAQQIGGLAVDPKDENKVFVAALGHPYGPNTERGVYRSTNGGKSWERVLYKDENTGAIQVTIDPTNSNIIYADLWAGRQGPWENGEWEGTESGLFKSTDGGTTWVKLTKGLPSAADGLGRIGFCIAASNPKRMYACVDATKGGGLYRSDDGGESWKEQSTDERLWERGDDFAECKVDPQNADVVYIANVVTWKSTDGGKTWLAIRGAPGGDDYHRLWINPEHPEIILLVSDQGAEITVNGGQSWSSWYNQPTAQFYHVSADNAFPYNVYGGQQESGSVGIASRGNDGQITFREWHPVGAEEYGYVAADPLNPDIIYGGKLTKYDKRTGQVQNISPQIGRRGNYRFLRTAPVIFSTVDPKSLFYAGNVLFKTINGGNSWAVLSPDLTRSSWEIPKSVGIYNSDKLKTMPRRGVIYTVAPSHKNINTIWIGTDDGLIQLTNDGGKTWKNITPEEITSWNKVSLIDAGHFDDLTAYAAINKIKLDDMNPYIYKTHDGGKTWKKIVNGLPRDPVNAVREDPDCKGLLFAGTERAVYVSFNDGELWQPLKLNMPATSIRDLVIKDNDLVVGTHGRSFWIMDDIAALRNLAKLKNARETALYETGFAWRVRWNMNSDTPLPQEEPAGQNPPDGAIIDYYLNDDAKGVVSMEILDATGNVVRTYKSNDAPYEVPPVNIPLYWIRPQQILSAAKGAHRFIWDMHMQPLNLPPDYAIAAIYGQTAPNPTSPWVMPGVYTVKLTVDGKTYTRPLTIKMDPRVKTPGIELKKQYDLSDKCYVEYKQATAAMDKLQSLQIQAEKILPNATGALAASLKSMAADASKLEKGEQASKQDGFASVKGKLFGLMNLMQQSDMPVTTQVSGAVTDADASFKRLKLQFSSLTGDKLNLLNEQLMKAALGKIVL; encoded by the coding sequence ATGAGATCGCCTTACCCTTCCCCCAAATTTGCAAGTGTTATTGTTTTATTATTTTTTTCGTTAACGGTTAATGCCCAAAAAATAGATCCTTCGGCCTATAACATGCTGCAATGGCGGATGATCGGGCCGCACCGCGGCGGAAGAACCGTTGGCGCCACGGGCGTGGTACAACAACCGAATGTTTTTTATATAGGGGTAAACAATGGCGGGGTTTGGAAAACCATAGATTATGGCAGAACCTGGCAGCCGGTTTTTGATGAGCAGCCCACCGGGTCCATCGGCGATGTTGCTGTTGCGCCGTCAAATCCAAACGTGGTTTATGCCGGCAGCGGCGAGGGCATCCAGCGGCCCGACCTTTCGGTTGGCGATGGTGTTTATAAATCAACCGACGCAGGCAAAACATGGATAAATACGGGACTAAAAGATGCGCAGCAAATAGGCGGACTGGCTGTAGACCCTAAAGATGAAAACAAGGTTTTTGTGGCGGCCCTTGGCCATCCCTACGGGCCAAATACAGAAAGAGGGGTTTACCGCAGCACCAATGGCGGCAAATCCTGGGAAAGGGTATTATATAAAGATGAAAATACGGGCGCGATACAGGTGACGATCGACCCAACCAATTCAAATATTATTTATGCCGACCTATGGGCCGGCCGGCAGGGCCCCTGGGAAAACGGCGAATGGGAAGGTACCGAAAGCGGCTTGTTCAAATCAACCGATGGCGGTACTACCTGGGTTAAATTAACCAAAGGGTTGCCATCGGCTGCCGATGGTTTGGGGCGGATTGGTTTTTGTATAGCGGCCAGCAACCCGAAACGGATGTATGCCTGCGTGGATGCTACGAAAGGCGGCGGTTTATACCGCTCGGATGATGGCGGGGAATCATGGAAAGAACAAAGTACGGATGAGCGCCTTTGGGAACGCGGCGACGATTTTGCAGAGTGCAAGGTGGATCCTCAAAATGCTGATGTGGTTTATATTGCCAATGTGGTTACCTGGAAATCAACAGATGGCGGCAAAACCTGGCTGGCAATCCGCGGCGCACCCGGTGGTGATGACTATCACCGCTTGTGGATCAATCCGGAACATCCTGAAATTATTTTGCTGGTAAGCGACCAGGGCGCTGAAATTACCGTGAACGGCGGCCAGTCATGGAGCTCCTGGTATAACCAGCCAACGGCGCAGTTTTATCACGTAAGTGCAGATAATGCTTTCCCCTATAATGTTTACGGCGGGCAGCAGGAAAGCGGCTCGGTAGGCATTGCCAGCCGTGGTAACGACGGACAGATCACTTTCAGGGAATGGCACCCGGTAGGTGCCGAAGAATATGGCTATGTAGCCGCCGACCCGCTTAACCCGGATATTATTTATGGCGGTAAACTTACCAAATATGATAAGCGCACAGGCCAGGTTCAAAATATATCGCCACAAATTGGAAGAAGAGGCAACTATCGCTTTTTGCGGACAGCGCCGGTTATCTTCTCAACTGTCGACCCAAAGAGCCTGTTTTACGCGGGCAACGTGTTGTTTAAAACCATTAACGGCGGTAACTCCTGGGCTGTTCTTAGTCCCGACCTCACCAGGAGCAGCTGGGAGATCCCTAAAAGTGTGGGCATTTATAACAGCGATAAATTAAAAACGATGCCAAGGCGCGGAGTGATCTATACCGTTGCGCCGTCACACAAAAATATTAATACCATTTGGATAGGTACAGATGACGGCTTGATACAATTGACCAATGACGGCGGCAAAACCTGGAAAAATATAACACCGGAAGAAATTACCTCATGGAACAAGGTCTCGCTCATCGATGCCGGTCATTTTGATGACCTGACCGCTTATGCCGCCATTAATAAGATCAAGCTGGATGATATGAATCCGTACATCTACAAAACACACGATGGTGGTAAAACCTGGAAAAAGATAGTGAATGGTTTGCCGCGCGATCCGGTGAACGCGGTTAGGGAGGATCCTGATTGCAAAGGTCTGCTTTTTGCCGGAACTGAAAGAGCGGTTTATGTTTCTTTTAACGACGGGGAACTATGGCAGCCTTTAAAGCTGAATATGCCTGCAACCTCCATACGGGATTTGGTTATTAAGGATAACGACCTGGTAGTTGGCACGCATGGCCGTTCGTTCTGGATCATGGATGATATTGCAGCATTGCGCAACCTTGCCAAACTAAAAAACGCCAGGGAGACTGCTTTATATGAAACCGGTTTTGCCTGGAGGGTGCGCTGGAACATGAACAGCGATACCCCTCTGCCGCAGGAAGAGCCTGCCGGGCAAAACCCGCCTGACGGCGCAATTATTGATTATTATTTAAATGACGATGCAAAGGGAGTGGTCAGTATGGAAATACTTGACGCGACCGGTAACGTGGTGCGTACTTACAAAAGTAACGATGCGCCTTACGAGGTACCGCCGGTAAATATCCCGCTATACTGGATTAGGCCGCAGCAGATACTTTCGGCAGCGAAAGGCGCGCACCGGTTTATCTGGGATATGCATATGCAGCCGCTTAATTTGCCGCCTGATTACGCCATCGCTGCTATTTATGGCCAAACAGCGCCAAATCCAACATCGCCATGGGTAATGCCAGGCGTTTACACCGTGAAGCTGACCGTAGATGGTAAAACCTATACCCGGCCGCTAACTATTAAAATGGACCCAAGGGTAAAAACACCCGGGATCGAACTAAAAAAACAATACGACCTTTCGGATAAATGTTACGTCGAATATAAACAGGCTACAGCCGCTATGGATAAACTGCAAAGTTTACAAATACAGGCCGAAAAAATATTGCCCAATGCAACCGGTGCTTTGGCCGCCTCATTAAAAAGTATGGCCGCTGATGCCTCAAAATTGGAAAAAGGGGAGCAGGCAAGCAAGCAGGACGGCTTTGCAAGCGTAAAAGGGAAGCTGTTCGGCTTGATGAATTTAATGCAGCAAAGTGATATGCCGGTAACTACGCAGGTTTCAGGGGCGGTTACGGATGCCGATGCTTCGTTTAAGCGACTGAAATTGCAATTCAGCAGTCTTACCGGTGATAAGCTTAATTTATTGAATGAGCAGTTAATGAAGGCGGCCCTGGGAAAGATTGTTTTGTAA